The following are encoded together in the Bradyrhizobium sp. CCGUVB1N3 genome:
- a CDS encoding diguanylate cyclase has translation MNVMSYRAGLSRLPLRAAAFVVLTCTAILGISGWREWSSRDALLRGTETEMANLARSLTQHAEDSLDLLDSGVVGVVSRLEMDGTDPSTIAKLRNLLEIRKKAIERIHSLAIIDDKGNWLTAAGAVTSTLSDDEFFRHHQFSPKREAYVGRPIKSLVDGEWVVTLSRRFNKLDGSFGGVVLATIGANYLSHFYQQFPIGRNSSITLVHGDGIIIARDPSNDKFVGRSVADGPLFRESKLQPSGAYQFTSMLDGIERVSFYKRSARFPLLLIATVDRQELLAPWRAAAISRMLYVLALVMLIAIIGAVLVRQLLRGQRMAAALAASESNFRLIAEGSSDMVTRIGIDDRVRYASPSSRRVVGWRPNQLVGHSALAGINPADLPAAQAIIDQLKRGEIDEARTVYRTRHSEKGDIWIESTLRATRRADGSIDGAVAVTRDVTVQKELEERLEALATEDSLTGLANRRRFDERLDEEWARAYRDRSSLGLLMIDVDHFKAYNDIYGHPAGDACLRTVAKIIAAEVQRVSDLAARYGGEEFSVLLPNIDAADCARIGERIRQAIRAAGLVHSSNESAGCVTASVGGATCRPWLERTGGPGTLVEAADRALYGAKQDGRDRLVMSVEVSNLLPLASGQ, from the coding sequence ATGAACGTCATGAGCTATAGAGCCGGCTTGAGCCGCCTGCCGTTGCGGGCGGCGGCGTTCGTCGTGCTCACCTGCACGGCGATCCTCGGCATCAGCGGCTGGCGTGAATGGAGCTCGCGCGACGCGTTGTTGCGCGGCACCGAGACGGAAATGGCGAACCTCGCGCGATCGCTGACCCAGCACGCCGAGGACAGCCTCGATCTGCTCGATTCCGGTGTCGTCGGCGTCGTCAGTCGCCTGGAAATGGACGGCACGGACCCCTCCACCATCGCCAAGCTTCGCAATCTCCTCGAAATCCGCAAGAAGGCGATCGAGCGCATTCACAGTCTCGCCATCATCGACGACAAGGGCAACTGGCTGACAGCGGCCGGCGCCGTCACCTCGACGCTCAGCGACGACGAGTTTTTCAGGCATCACCAGTTCTCGCCGAAGCGGGAGGCCTATGTCGGCCGTCCGATCAAGAGCCTGGTCGATGGCGAGTGGGTGGTCACGCTGTCGCGTCGCTTCAACAAGCTCGACGGCAGCTTTGGCGGCGTGGTGCTCGCAACGATCGGTGCGAACTATCTGTCGCATTTCTACCAGCAGTTCCCGATCGGGCGGAACAGCTCCATCACGCTGGTGCATGGCGACGGTATCATCATCGCGCGCGACCCAAGCAATGACAAGTTCGTCGGACGCAGCGTGGCCGACGGGCCGCTGTTTCGTGAATCGAAGCTGCAGCCGAGCGGGGCCTATCAGTTCACGTCGATGCTCGATGGCATCGAACGCGTCAGCTTCTACAAGCGCAGCGCTCGCTTCCCGCTCCTCTTGATCGCGACCGTTGATCGCCAGGAATTGCTGGCGCCCTGGCGGGCGGCGGCCATTTCGCGCATGCTGTATGTGCTCGCGCTGGTGATGCTGATCGCGATCATCGGCGCGGTGCTGGTGCGGCAATTGCTGCGCGGCCAGCGCATGGCGGCGGCGCTGGCGGCAAGTGAATCCAATTTCCGCCTGATCGCGGAAGGATCGAGCGATATGGTGACCCGGATCGGTATCGACGATCGCGTCCGGTACGCCTCGCCATCGTCCAGACGCGTCGTCGGCTGGCGGCCCAACCAGCTGGTTGGGCACTCGGCGCTCGCCGGAATCAACCCCGCCGATCTGCCGGCCGCTCAAGCGATCATCGACCAGCTGAAGCGGGGCGAGATCGACGAAGCGCGCACCGTTTATCGCACCCGTCATAGCGAGAAGGGCGACATCTGGATCGAATCGACCTTGCGCGCGACGCGCAGAGCCGATGGCAGCATCGACGGTGCGGTTGCCGTCACGCGCGACGTGACGGTGCAGAAAGAGCTGGAAGAGCGCCTGGAGGCGCTGGCGACCGAGGACAGCCTCACCGGGCTCGCCAACCGCCGTCGCTTCGACGAGCGGCTGGACGAGGAATGGGCGAGGGCCTATCGCGACCGCTCGAGCCTTGGTCTGTTGATGATCGATGTCGATCACTTCAAGGCCTACAACGACATATATGGGCATCCCGCGGGCGATGCGTGCCTGCGCACCGTGGCGAAGATCATCGCTGCGGAGGTCCAGCGCGTCAGCGACCTCGCCGCGCGCTACGGCGGCGAGGAGTTTTCCGTGCTGCTGCCGAACATCGATGCCGCCGACTGCGCCCGAATCGGCGAGCGGATCCGCCAGGCGATCCGTGCCGCGGGGCTCGTCCATAGCTCCAACGAATCCGCCGGCTGCGTCACCGCCTCGGTCGGCGGTGCGACCTGCCGCCCGTGGCTGGAGCGAACCGGTGGGCCGGGAACGCTCGTCGAGGCCGCCGATCGCGCGCTCTATGGCGCCAAGCAGGACGGGCGCGACCGGCTGGTGATGTCGGTCGAGGTCTCCAATCTGCTGCCGTTGGCTTCAGGGCAGTAA
- a CDS encoding GMC family oxidoreductase, whose product MTAPLPSAHSNDPEFDYVIVGAGSAGCVLANRLSANGRHSVLLLEAGPKDSNIWIHVPLGYGRLFKEKSVNWMYQTEPEPELNGRQVFQPRGKTLGGSSSINGLLYVRGQHEDYDRWRQLGNAGWGHDDVLPYFKKAENQARGADQFHGTGGPLPVSDLILSDPLSKAFIKAGVEAGLPYNPDFNGASQEGVGLFQTTTRKGRRASTAVAYLGPAKSRSNLRIETLALGQRILFEGRRAVGVEYRQGSALRRARARKEVLVSSGAYNSPQLLQLSGVGPADLLRKHGIEVVLDAPGVGHDLQDHMQVRIVMRCSQPITLNDAINHPIRRTLAGIRYALFRQGWLTIAAGTAAAFFKTSPRLATPDIQVHFLPFSTDKMGEKLHDFSGFTASVCQLRPESRGTLRIKSADPTVPPEIRINYMSTETDRSTNVEGLKILRKILHAPALKPFVVEEVDPGLKVATDAELLEFCRQRGSTIYHPTSTCRMGNDALAVVDQRLKVRGIEGLRVVDGSIMPDLVSGNTNAPIIMIAEKASDMILEDAR is encoded by the coding sequence ATGACCGCCCCACTGCCATCCGCTCATTCAAACGATCCCGAATTCGACTACGTCATCGTCGGCGCCGGCTCGGCCGGCTGCGTGCTCGCCAACCGATTGTCGGCGAACGGCAGGCATTCGGTGCTGCTGCTCGAAGCCGGCCCGAAGGATTCCAACATCTGGATCCACGTGCCGCTCGGCTATGGTCGGCTGTTCAAGGAGAAGAGCGTCAACTGGATGTACCAGACCGAGCCGGAGCCCGAGCTCAACGGGCGGCAGGTGTTCCAGCCACGCGGCAAGACACTGGGCGGCTCGAGCTCGATCAACGGCCTGCTCTACGTTCGCGGCCAGCACGAGGATTACGACCGCTGGCGCCAGCTCGGCAACGCCGGCTGGGGCCATGACGACGTGCTGCCCTATTTCAAGAAGGCCGAGAACCAGGCGCGCGGCGCCGATCAGTTTCACGGCACCGGCGGACCGTTGCCGGTCTCCGACCTGATCCTCTCCGATCCCCTGTCGAAGGCCTTCATCAAGGCGGGGGTCGAGGCAGGCCTGCCCTACAATCCCGACTTCAACGGCGCCTCGCAGGAAGGCGTCGGCCTGTTCCAGACCACCACGCGCAAGGGTCGCCGTGCGTCCACCGCGGTCGCCTATCTCGGTCCCGCCAAGAGCCGCAGCAATCTGAGGATCGAAACCTTGGCGTTGGGCCAACGCATCCTGTTCGAGGGCCGCCGCGCCGTCGGCGTCGAATATCGCCAAGGTTCGGCCTTGCGCCGCGCGCGGGCGCGCAAGGAGGTGCTGGTCTCGAGCGGCGCCTACAACTCCCCGCAGCTCTTGCAGCTCTCCGGCGTCGGCCCGGCCGACCTCCTGCGCAAGCATGGCATCGAAGTCGTGCTCGACGCGCCGGGCGTTGGCCACGATCTCCAGGATCACATGCAGGTCCGCATCGTGATGCGCTGCTCGCAGCCGATCACGCTCAACGACGCCATCAACCATCCGATCCGACGCACGCTGGCTGGAATACGCTATGCACTATTCCGCCAGGGCTGGCTGACGATCGCGGCGGGCACGGCGGCCGCCTTCTTCAAGACCAGTCCGCGTCTCGCCACGCCGGACATCCAGGTGCACTTTCTGCCGTTCTCGACCGACAAGATGGGCGAGAAGCTGCACGATTTTTCCGGCTTCACCGCGTCGGTGTGCCAGCTCCGCCCCGAAAGCCGCGGCACGCTACGGATCAAGAGCGCGGACCCGACGGTGCCGCCGGAAATCCGCATCAACTACATGTCGACCGAGACCGACCGCAGCACCAACGTCGAGGGCCTGAAGATCCTGCGCAAGATATTGCATGCGCCGGCGCTCAAGCCCTTTGTGGTCGAGGAGGTCGATCCCGGCCTCAAGGTCGCGACCGATGCGGAGCTCCTGGAATTTTGCCGCCAGCGCGGCAGCACCATCTATCATCCGACCTCGACCTGCCGTATGGGCAATGACGCGCTCGCGGTGGTCGATCAGCGGCTCAAGGTGAGAGGCATCGAGGGCTTGCGCGTGGTCGACGGATCGATCATGCCTGATCTCGTGTCGGGCAATACCAATGCGCCGATCATCATGATCGCCGAAAAGGCCTCCGACATGATATTGGAGGATGCGCGGTAG
- the hemC gene encoding hydroxymethylbilane synthase, translated as MAIRLRIGTRKSAMALAQTEEIARRLTAAVPDIDVEIVKFDTTGDLDQTSKLLPHGGKGGAFVAQIRAAVLSGELQAAMHSLKDMPGNEDTPGLVIGATLSRDPPSDALVLRDGVSLDAFRQSRGKGFKIGTNAVRRAAYVRRLFPDAEVIHFRGAADTRVRKLDNRELQRLPDGGAVGPADALIMARSGLDRVGLASRIAYEFSAAEMLPAAGQGIVAVECAAQDWQTRRILSLIDDPAAHACADAEREVLWVLNGHCNSPVAGFSTIDGDQMSLTASVLDLSGDTIIEASRAGPANRPRELGRAVGLDLLTRGAAEIIERSRPR; from the coding sequence TTGGCTATTCGATTGCGGATCGGCACGCGCAAGAGCGCGATGGCGCTGGCACAGACGGAAGAGATCGCGCGCCGCCTGACCGCCGCCGTGCCCGACATCGACGTCGAGATCGTCAAGTTCGACACCACGGGCGACCTCGACCAGACCAGCAAGCTCCTGCCACATGGCGGCAAGGGCGGCGCCTTCGTCGCGCAGATCCGCGCTGCCGTGCTGTCGGGCGAGTTGCAGGCGGCGATGCATTCCCTGAAGGACATGCCCGGCAATGAGGATACCCCTGGCCTCGTGATCGGTGCCACGCTGTCGCGCGATCCGCCCAGCGATGCGCTGGTGCTGCGTGACGGCGTTTCGCTCGATGCGTTCAGGCAGTCGCGCGGCAAGGGTTTCAAGATCGGCACCAATGCGGTGCGGCGCGCGGCCTATGTGCGGCGGCTGTTTCCGGACGCCGAGGTGATCCACTTCCGCGGTGCCGCCGACACGCGCGTGCGCAAGCTCGATAACCGCGAGTTGCAGCGGCTGCCGGATGGCGGCGCGGTCGGTCCGGCCGATGCGCTGATCATGGCGCGTTCGGGGCTCGATCGCGTCGGTCTTGCGAGCCGCATCGCTTACGAATTCTCGGCGGCCGAGATGTTGCCCGCGGCGGGGCAGGGGATCGTCGCCGTCGAATGCGCAGCGCAGGACTGGCAGACACGGCGTATTCTCTCATTGATCGATGATCCAGCCGCGCATGCCTGCGCGGATGCCGAGCGCGAGGTGCTGTGGGTCCTCAACGGCCACTGCAATTCGCCGGTGGCGGGGTTCTCGACGATTGATGGTGATCAGATGTCGCTCACCGCATCGGTGCTCGATCTCTCCGGCGACACCATCATCGAAGCTTCGCGCGCTGGTCCCGCAAACCGTCCGCGCGAGCTCGGCCGCGCCGTCGGGCTCGACCTGCTGACCAGGGGCGCGGCCGAGATCATCGAGCGCAGCCGGCCGCGGTAA
- a CDS encoding nuclear transport factor 2 family protein, which yields MPSREIVEAFAKHLEDGDFVGAIERFYAADAATYENQAEPMVGRDKLAAKERGVLAAFKKVKAVRLGPSLIAGDNVATRWKFAFTNAEGVTRTLEEIAWQTWRGDELIEERFFYDPKQLAR from the coding sequence ATGCCAAGCCGTGAGATTGTCGAAGCATTTGCGAAGCACCTGGAGGACGGCGACTTCGTCGGGGCGATCGAGCGGTTTTACGCAGCCGACGCCGCCACCTACGAAAACCAGGCCGAGCCCATGGTTGGCCGTGACAAGCTCGCGGCGAAGGAGCGCGGCGTGCTGGCTGCCTTCAAGAAGGTCAAGGCCGTGCGCCTCGGTCCAAGCCTGATCGCCGGAGACAATGTCGCCACGCGCTGGAAATTTGCCTTCACCAATGCCGAAGGCGTCACGCGCACGCTGGAGGAGATTGCGTGGCAGACCTGGCGCGGCGATGAGCTGATCGAGGAACGCTTCTTCTACGATCCGAAGCAATTGGCGCGGTGA
- a CDS encoding TetR/AcrR family transcriptional regulator produces the protein MAKQAERRAATTEAILTAARRLFGTQGFVATTMDDIADGARVAKGAVYHHFKTKEAVFAAVFDQVSHDLVAEIDRAVRAEKDVLAAMVAGTQHYFAATAKGPTGQVILRDGPAVLGWERWREIDAQHFGGKMPRALAAAMDAGLIARQPIEPLARLLLGAVTEAAVACAGRADIAKAGAEYARAFKSLIEALRL, from the coding sequence ATGGCAAAGCAGGCGGAGCGGCGGGCCGCGACCACAGAGGCGATCTTGACGGCGGCGCGCCGCCTGTTCGGGACGCAGGGCTTTGTCGCCACGACCATGGACGACATCGCCGACGGCGCCCGCGTCGCCAAGGGCGCGGTCTATCATCACTTCAAGACCAAGGAGGCGGTATTCGCCGCGGTGTTCGACCAGGTCTCGCACGACCTCGTCGCCGAGATCGACCGCGCCGTTCGTGCCGAGAAGGATGTGCTTGCCGCGATGGTTGCCGGCACGCAGCACTATTTCGCCGCGACCGCCAAGGGCCCGACCGGCCAGGTCATCCTGCGCGACGGCCCGGCCGTGCTCGGCTGGGAACGCTGGCGCGAAATCGACGCGCAGCATTTTGGCGGCAAGATGCCGCGTGCGCTTGCGGCCGCGATGGACGCGGGTCTGATCGCGCGGCAACCGATCGAGCCACTGGCGCGGCTGTTGCTGGGCGCGGTGACGGAGGCCGCGGTGGCGTGTGCCGGTCGTGCCGACATCGCCAAAGCGGGCGCCGAATATGCCCGCGCGTTCAAGTCGCTGATCGAGGCGCTGCGTCTGTGA
- a CDS encoding PDR/VanB family oxidoreductase, translated as MRFIETWTPATLVETRDLSPSIREFLILPDRFDGAAYPVGSHINVAVTINGQPETRSYSLVGEADPRGFRIAVRRAEDSRGGSRYMWSLQPGARLDVTLPSSLLAVDWSRKHYCLVAGGIGITPIVGAAQALVRRDAGVTLHYAVRSRRDAAYLDHLTALLGDRLVVHASDEGRRLDLDALFASLPLDALALFCGPMRMLDAARHAWLGAGRPLSDLRYETFGSSGSLPTEAFRVRLKGSDVEFEIPRERSMLDVLNAAGHEVMYDCKRGECGLCAIDVVDVEGEIDHRDVFFSDHQKQENQKICACVSRARGTITVDTLQRADAI; from the coding sequence ATGCGATTCATCGAAACCTGGACTCCGGCGACGCTGGTCGAGACGCGCGACCTTTCGCCCAGCATCCGCGAGTTCCTGATTCTGCCGGATCGATTCGACGGCGCCGCCTATCCGGTCGGCAGCCACATCAACGTGGCCGTGACCATCAACGGCCAGCCGGAGACGCGGTCCTATTCGCTGGTCGGCGAGGCCGATCCCCGCGGCTTTCGGATCGCCGTCCGCCGCGCCGAGGATTCCCGCGGCGGCTCGCGCTACATGTGGTCGCTTCAGCCGGGCGCGCGGCTCGACGTCACGCTGCCCTCGTCGCTGCTCGCGGTCGACTGGAGCCGCAAGCACTATTGCCTCGTCGCCGGCGGTATCGGTATCACGCCGATCGTCGGTGCCGCGCAGGCGTTGGTCCGGCGCGACGCCGGCGTGACGCTGCACTATGCGGTGCGCTCGCGTCGGGATGCCGCCTATCTCGATCATCTCACCGCGCTGTTGGGCGACCGTCTGGTCGTCCACGCCAGCGACGAGGGAAGGCGGCTCGATCTCGACGCGCTGTTCGCCTCATTGCCGCTGGACGCGCTGGCGCTGTTCTGCGGCCCCATGCGCATGCTGGACGCCGCGCGCCATGCCTGGCTCGGTGCAGGGCGCCCGCTCTCCGATCTGCGCTATGAGACATTCGGCTCCAGCGGCTCGCTGCCGACGGAAGCGTTTCGCGTGCGCCTGAAGGGTTCGGACGTCGAGTTCGAAATCCCGCGCGAACGCTCCATGCTGGACGTGCTCAACGCCGCCGGCCACGAGGTGATGTACGATTGCAAGCGCGGCGAATGCGGTCTCTGCGCGATCGACGTCGTCGATGTCGAGGGCGAGATCGACCATCGCGACGTCTTCTTCAGCGACCATCAGAAGCAGGAGAACCAGAAGATCTGCGCCTGCGTCTCCCGCGCCCGGGGCACCATCACGGTGGACACGCTGCAACGGGCGGATGCGATCTAA
- a CDS encoding bifunctional diguanylate cyclase/phosphodiesterase, with translation MRSQLTSYLAKLFAGDLAAFGGPATDDAVAGHIRAEQMSLVLGYSVGIMLANACNAAVLAIALWHSPDWKFAMVWAIAVAGAAILFGVQSHSARRITKPQFVSRRAMHRLVRNAFILGSAWGIVPVAFFANASTGGQLVITCLCAGMLAGGAFAFATIPIAAIAFTTPLFLGIGICLGSGGDPAYPLMAVLVVVYGSVLLRGVFVNSFTFMRRIMRQLDAERSVRQDPLTHLPNRFAFNETLDAALKRLALSGEEFAVLLLDLDRFKEVNDKFGHPAGDEFLVQVASRLQRCTRAAEHVARIGGDEFALVMANLTRAEDALEIAERFVTAFAEPFLIEDREIIGGTSVGIVLAPRDGDTQLNLLKHADAALYRAKKAGPGTICFFEATDDKSARDRKALQSDLELAVARDELFLVFQPFLSLRENRITGFEALLRWKHPVRGLVPPSEFIPIAEETGLIHEIGEWVIRRACATLKDWPDHIRVAVNFSAAQFHNTGILQTIVRALADANVAPSRLEIEITESILLSKYGSASSTLNALLQLGVTVALDDFGTGFSSLTYLRKLPFSRIKIDQSFISDMLAQPDCAAIVKSVIALARDLNIGVVAEGVETADQLEYLRQTNCDEVQGYLISRPASAEQVLALLDPKKQRATYAA, from the coding sequence ATGCGGTCCCAACTGACGTCCTATCTGGCAAAGCTGTTCGCCGGCGACCTCGCCGCGTTCGGCGGACCCGCAACCGACGACGCCGTCGCCGGCCACATCCGCGCGGAGCAGATGTCTCTCGTGCTCGGCTATTCCGTCGGCATCATGCTGGCCAATGCCTGCAATGCCGCCGTGCTTGCCATCGCGCTCTGGCATTCGCCCGACTGGAAGTTCGCCATGGTATGGGCGATTGCGGTCGCGGGCGCTGCGATCCTGTTCGGCGTGCAATCCCATAGCGCGCGCCGGATCACGAAGCCGCAATTCGTATCCCGTCGCGCCATGCACCGGCTGGTGCGCAACGCGTTCATCCTCGGCTCCGCCTGGGGCATCGTGCCGGTCGCATTCTTCGCCAACGCTTCCACCGGCGGTCAGCTCGTCATCACTTGTCTGTGCGCCGGCATGCTGGCCGGTGGTGCGTTCGCCTTCGCCACCATTCCGATTGCGGCCATCGCTTTCACGACTCCCCTCTTCCTCGGCATCGGGATCTGTCTCGGCAGCGGCGGCGATCCCGCTTATCCGCTGATGGCGGTCCTGGTCGTGGTCTACGGATCCGTGCTGCTGCGCGGCGTGTTCGTCAATTCCTTCACCTTCATGCGACGCATCATGCGGCAACTCGACGCGGAACGGTCGGTCCGCCAGGATCCGCTGACGCACCTGCCAAATCGTTTCGCGTTCAATGAGACTCTCGATGCCGCCTTGAAGCGACTGGCCTTGTCCGGCGAGGAGTTCGCCGTGCTGCTGCTCGACCTCGATCGCTTCAAGGAGGTCAACGACAAGTTCGGCCATCCGGCCGGCGACGAATTCCTGGTCCAGGTCGCCAGCCGCCTGCAACGCTGCACGCGGGCGGCCGAGCACGTCGCGCGCATCGGCGGAGACGAGTTCGCGCTGGTCATGGCCAATCTCACCCGGGCCGAAGACGCGCTCGAGATCGCGGAGCGATTCGTCACGGCCTTCGCCGAGCCGTTCCTGATCGAGGACCGCGAGATCATCGGCGGCACCAGTGTCGGCATCGTGCTGGCGCCGCGGGACGGCGATACGCAGCTAAATCTTCTCAAGCATGCCGATGCCGCACTCTATCGCGCCAAGAAGGCCGGCCCCGGCACGATCTGCTTCTTCGAGGCCACCGACGACAAGTCGGCCCGCGACCGCAAGGCGCTGCAATCGGATCTGGAGCTTGCGGTCGCACGGGACGAGCTGTTCCTGGTCTTTCAGCCGTTCCTCAGTCTCAGGGAGAACCGGATCACCGGCTTCGAGGCTCTGCTGCGCTGGAAGCATCCGGTGCGCGGATTGGTGCCGCCCAGCGAGTTCATTCCGATCGCCGAGGAAACCGGCCTCATTCACGAGATCGGCGAATGGGTCATCAGGCGCGCCTGCGCGACGCTTAAGGACTGGCCGGACCATATCAGGGTCGCGGTGAATTTCTCCGCGGCGCAATTCCACAACACCGGCATTCTCCAGACCATCGTGAGGGCCCTGGCCGACGCGAACGTCGCGCCCAGCCGGCTGGAGATCGAGATCACCGAATCCATACTGCTGTCGAAATACGGTTCGGCGTCATCGACCCTGAACGCGCTGCTGCAACTCGGCGTCACGGTGGCGCTGGACGATTTCGGCACCGGATTCTCGTCGCTGACCTATCTGCGCAAGCTGCCGTTCAGCCGCATCAAGATCGATCAGTCCTTCATCAGCGACATGCTGGCGCAGCCGGACTGCGCCGCGATCGTGAAGTCGGTGATCGCCCTCGCGCGGGACTTGAACATCGGCGTCGTCGCCGAAGGCGTCGAGACGGCCGATCAGCTCGAATATCTGCGCCAGACCAATTGCGACGAGGTGCAGGGCTATCTGATCAGTCGTCCCGCCTCGGCGGAGCAGGTTTTGGCGCTGCTGGACCCGAAGAAGCAGCGGGCGACCTACGCGGCGTAG
- a CDS encoding winged helix-turn-helix domain-containing protein has protein sequence MRYFFEDCALDTDKRELRRGPDIVPTPPQVLDLLEYLIRSRDRVVSKDDLINAVWNGRIVSDSALTTRLNAVRRAIGDSGEQQRLIKTFPRKGFRFVGAIHDEDRCPGTAVVSLAEPSKLARATGSVAVSVPDLSERVVGKRRFHDWLGHLRGRMKLVGGALASIATIGAIAGGLIGYWNVWKTIRTDVVQEAQKIQERLTVKPAIAARLSLIVLPFANLNNGAEQEHFADAITTDLTTDLARTPATFVIGRETAFTYKNKSIDLKQLGTDLGIRWAVHGAVRRNGDQVRINVTLTDLQTARDIWSDRFDGDRTNLAVLQDNITARLLCIAHLHLRQYEEAIEQCSRSLNIGANFQAYVS, from the coding sequence ATGCGCTATTTCTTCGAGGACTGTGCGTTGGACACCGACAAGCGCGAGTTGCGGCGCGGGCCCGATATTGTGCCTACGCCGCCGCAGGTTCTCGATCTGCTCGAATATTTGATCCGCAGCAGGGATCGCGTCGTCAGCAAGGACGATCTCATAAACGCGGTTTGGAATGGTCGGATTGTATCTGACTCGGCACTAACGACCCGGCTGAACGCCGTCCGACGCGCGATCGGCGACTCCGGCGAGCAACAACGTCTTATCAAGACATTTCCACGAAAGGGTTTTCGTTTCGTGGGCGCTATACACGATGAGGATCGGTGCCCAGGAACCGCGGTGGTCTCCCTCGCAGAACCGTCAAAGCTTGCCCGCGCGACCGGGAGCGTAGCGGTTTCGGTCCCAGATCTCTCTGAAAGAGTAGTCGGCAAACGGCGATTCCATGACTGGCTGGGTCACCTCAGAGGTCGTATGAAGCTCGTCGGCGGGGCGCTGGCGTCGATTGCCACCATCGGTGCAATTGCCGGCGGCCTTATCGGTTATTGGAATGTCTGGAAGACGATCCGTACCGACGTCGTGCAGGAAGCTCAAAAGATTCAGGAACGACTGACAGTCAAGCCCGCGATCGCGGCTCGTCTCTCTCTCATCGTGTTGCCCTTTGCCAACCTCAACAACGGTGCAGAGCAGGAGCACTTTGCCGATGCCATCACGACAGATTTGACGACCGATCTCGCGCGAACGCCCGCCACTTTCGTTATTGGACGCGAGACTGCCTTTACCTACAAGAACAAGTCGATTGATCTGAAGCAGCTCGGGACGGATCTCGGCATCCGCTGGGCCGTGCACGGCGCGGTGAGACGCAACGGGGACCAGGTGCGGATCAACGTAACGCTAACCGATCTTCAGACCGCCCGCGACATCTGGTCAGATCGGTTCGACGGCGACCGGACAAATCTGGCCGTCTTGCAGGATAACATCACGGCGCGGCTTCTCTGCATTGCGCACCTGCACCTGCGTCAATATGAAGAAGCCATTGAACAGTGTAGCCGCTCGTTGAATATCGGCGCGAATTTTCAAGCCTACGTAAGTTGA
- the hemE gene encoding uroporphyrinogen decarboxylase → MPPSAKPFIDVLSGQRQTVPPVWMMRQAGRYLPEYRELRAKAGGFLDLCFTPELAAEVTLQPIRRFGFDAAIIFSDILVIPYALGRSVRFEIGEGPRLEPLDDPDKVRTLSARADFGKLEPVFEALRIVRRALDPNTALIGFCGAPWTVATYMVAGQGTPDQAPARMMAYRHPEAFAEIIDTLVGNSVDYLLGQLAAGADALQIFDTWAGVLPPAEFARWSVEPTRRIVEGVRAKAPDAKIIGFPRGAGALLPGYVEATGVNAVSIDWTAEPAFIRERVQSRVAVQGNLDPLVLITGGDALNRAVDEVLANFAKGRLIFNLGHGIQPETPIAHVEQMLKRVRG, encoded by the coding sequence GTGCCGCCCTCCGCAAAGCCTTTCATCGACGTCCTCTCCGGCCAACGGCAGACCGTTCCGCCGGTCTGGATGATGCGGCAGGCGGGCCGCTATTTGCCCGAATATCGCGAGCTGCGCGCCAAGGCCGGCGGCTTCCTCGATCTCTGCTTCACGCCGGAGCTCGCTGCCGAGGTGACGCTGCAACCGATCCGCCGCTTCGGCTTCGATGCGGCGATCATCTTCTCGGACATCCTGGTGATCCCCTACGCGCTCGGCCGTTCCGTGCGCTTCGAGATCGGCGAGGGTCCCCGGCTGGAGCCCCTGGATGATCCAGACAAGGTCCGCACGCTGTCGGCGCGCGCCGACTTCGGCAAGCTCGAGCCGGTGTTCGAGGCGCTGCGCATCGTGCGCCGCGCGCTCGATCCGAACACCGCGCTGATCGGCTTCTGCGGCGCGCCGTGGACGGTCGCGACCTACATGGTTGCGGGCCAGGGCACGCCGGACCAGGCACCGGCGCGGATGATGGCCTATCGGCATCCGGAGGCATTCGCAGAGATCATCGATACGCTGGTCGGAAACTCCGTCGATTATCTGCTTGGGCAACTCGCCGCCGGCGCTGATGCGCTCCAGATCTTCGATACCTGGGCAGGTGTGCTGCCGCCGGCCGAATTCGCGCGCTGGTCGGTCGAGCCGACGCGGCGCATCGTCGAGGGCGTGCGCGCGAAGGCACCGGATGCGAAGATCATCGGCTTTCCCCGCGGCGCCGGCGCGCTGCTGCCGGGCTATGTGGAAGCAACGGGCGTCAACGCGGTCAGCATCGACTGGACGGCGGAGCCGGCCTTCATCCGCGAGCGCGTGCAGTCACGCGTCGCCGTCCAGGGCAACCTCGATCCGCTGGTGCTGATCACCGGCGGCGATGCCCTGAACCGGGCCGTCGACGAGGTGCTGGCGAATTTCGCGAAGGGACGGCTGATCTTCAATCTGGGCCACGGCATCCAGCCGGAGACGCCGATCGCCCATGTCGAACAGATGCTGAAGCGCGTGCGCGGCTGA